The genomic region CGACGACCACGTCTCCCGCCAGCTCGCCGGCGAGCTCGACTACGAGCAGATGCGCAACATCCGCACGCAGGCCTTCTTCTCCGCCCTCGGTGAGGAGCTGTCGATCGAGGAGGCCACCCGCCGCGAGATCGGCCGCCAGGAGGTCCTCTCCGCGGGCTGGTGCCTGTTCCCGGACGTCATCCCGATGCTCGACTGGCTGCGTGCCACCGGTCTGCCGATCGCCGCGATCAGCAACGCCTCCGGTCGCCACCAGCGCGTGAAGATCGCCCAGCTCGGCCTGTCGTCGTACTTCGACGCGGTGCTGATCGCGGGCGAGGTCGGCTGCGCCAAACCGGACCGCGTGATCTTCCACACCGCGTGCCTGTCCCTGGGTGTTCCACCCGGCGACACGGTGCACGTCGGCGACCGGCTGCACGCCGACGCCATCGGTGCCCGCGACGCCGGAATGCACGGCGTCTGGATCAACCGGACCGGTCCCACCGGCGGCACCCTGCCCGCGGGCCTCTCCAGCATCACGACGTTGGCGGAACTGCCGGAGCTCCTCGTCTGCGAGCTGTCGGCGGCCACCGCCTAGTTCACCTCCGAGACCGGCCCCCACCTGCGGTTATGCCTGCAGGTGGGGGCCGATTTCACTTCTGGTGGGGACGTGGTCTAGTATTTCTCCCGGCAGCAACGAGGGCCTCCGGAACTCCCAGGGAGAACCGAAGGAGATCGTTCAAGCCAATGGGGTATGGTGTAATTGGCAGCACGACTGATTCTGGTTCAGTTAGTCTAGGTTCGAGTCCTGGTACCCCAGCTGCTGAGAAGTAAAAAGCTTCGAAGCAAAAAGAACTGAATAGCAAGGATTTGGAACCGGCAGAACGATCTGATAAGGTTCCTCCAGCAAGAAGTTCTAGGGCCCCGTCGTCTAGCGGCCTAGGACGCCGCCCTCTCAAGGCGGTAGCGAGGGTTCGAATCCCTTCGGGGCTACAGAGGTGGGAGAGGCCTGTCAGCGGAAAACGCTGACAGGCCTCTTTCGCTTTGTCCTCTGGGGGCCGAGCCCCCAGACCCCCAGCCGGCGGGCTCCGCCCCCGGACCCCCGAAGCCGGAGGCTTCGCCTCCAGGCCCCGAAGCCGGAGGCTTTGCCCCCAGGCCCCGAAGCCGGGGCTTCGCCCCCGAGCTCGGGTAGGTGCCCAACTAAGAATGGATAGGCGTGCTTTGCTTGCCGCGGTGAATTTGGCTTGCTTGTGATGTGGGCGACACGCCGATAAAGGAGTGCGACACGCTGACGGCTGAATCGTGTTGTGCGTCTCGAATCGGTAGGCCGTTCGTGGCCGGATGTGAAAGAGCCCCGCGGCCAATGAGGCGGCGGGGCTCTCGGGGTTCTTGAGGGGCTAGAGGCGGCTTTGGAGGGCCTCGGCTGCTGCCAGGAGGTCGGCTGCCCAGCGGGCGCCTGGGCGGCGGCCCATGCGGTCGATGGGGCCCGAGACGGAGACGGCGGCGACCACGGCGCCGGAGGAGTCTCGTACTGGGGCGGAGACTGAGGCGACGCCTGGTTCGCGTTCGGCGACGCTTTGGGCCCAGCCGCGGCGGCGGACTTCCAGGAGGGTGCGTTCGCCGTAGACGGCGTCCGCCAGTACTGCGCGTTGGGTGCCGGGGTCGGACCACGCGGCGAGGACCTTGGCTCCTGAGCCGGCTGTCATGGGGAGTCTGGCGCCGATGGGGACGGTGTCGCGCAGGCCTGAAGGAGGCTCTGCGGAGGAGACGCAGACGCGTTGCATGCCGTCGCGGCGGTAGAGCTGGACGCTCTCGCCGGTGATGTCGCGCAGGCGTGGCAGGACTGAGGAAGCCGCGTCCAGGAGTGGGTCGGTGGCGCCGCCCGCGAGCTCTGCCAGAGCGGCGCCGGGG from Lentzea guizhouensis harbors:
- a CDS encoding HAD family hydrolase, coding for MTTAAPTFTRKRTGEIRAVCLDVDDTLVDYSTSSRAALASMVGNADAWSLWQRITDDHVSRQLAGELDYEQMRNIRTQAFFSALGEELSIEEATRREIGRQEVLSAGWCLFPDVIPMLDWLRATGLPIAAISNASGRHQRVKIAQLGLSSYFDAVLIAGEVGCAKPDRVIFHTACLSLGVPPGDTVHVGDRLHADAIGARDAGMHGVWINRTGPTGGTLPAGLSSITTLAELPELLVCELSAATA
- a CDS encoding IclR family transcriptional regulator, encoding MGQHSGIGVLDKAVAVLNAVAKDPCGLAELCNRTGLPRATAHRLAVGLEVHRLLRRGSDGRWRPGAALAELAGGATDPLLDAASSVLPRLRDITGESVQLYRRDGMQRVCVSSAEPPSGLRDTVPIGARLPMTAGSGAKVLAAWSDPGTQRAVLADAVYGERTLLEVRRRGWAQSVAEREPGVASVSAPVRDSSGAVVAAVSVSGPIDRMGRRPGARWAADLLAAAEALQSRL